The Corynebacterium tuberculostearicum genome window below encodes:
- the tsf gene encoding translation elongation factor Ts, translated as MANYTAADVKALREATGSGMLDCKKALEESNGDYDKAVEYLRIKGAKNVSKRADREATEGLIAVSGNTMVEINCETDFVAKNEAFKTFAAKIADAAAEAKANSADELNNIEIDGKKVSEVVDEESAKTGEKLQARRAVTVEGDNVAVYLHQRSADLPPAVGVLVSYEGSEEGAHAAALQIAAMNAEYLTREDVPAEIVEKEREIAEATTREEGKPEAALPKIVEGRLNGFFKSIVLLEQASLSDNKKTVKQVAEEAGTTITGFVRYEVGA; from the coding sequence ATGGCGAACTACACTGCTGCAGACGTCAAGGCACTGCGCGAAGCTACCGGCTCCGGCATGCTCGATTGCAAGAAGGCTCTGGAAGAGTCCAACGGCGACTACGACAAGGCCGTTGAGTACCTGCGCATTAAGGGCGCTAAGAACGTCTCCAAGCGCGCTGACCGTGAGGCTACCGAGGGCCTCATCGCAGTTTCCGGCAACACCATGGTCGAGATCAACTGTGAGACCGACTTCGTTGCTAAGAACGAGGCTTTCAAGACCTTCGCAGCCAAGATTGCTGACGCTGCTGCTGAGGCCAAGGCAAACTCCGCTGACGAGCTCAACAACATTGAAATCGACGGCAAGAAGGTCTCCGAGGTCGTGGACGAGGAGTCCGCAAAGACCGGTGAGAAGCTGCAGGCACGCCGTGCAGTTACCGTAGAGGGCGACAACGTTGCCGTTTACCTGCACCAGCGTTCCGCTGACCTGCCGCCGGCAGTGGGCGTTCTGGTTTCCTACGAGGGTAGCGAGGAAGGCGCTCACGCCGCAGCACTGCAGATTGCTGCAATGAACGCTGAGTACCTCACCCGCGAGGACGTTCCTGCAGAGATCGTTGAGAAGGAGCGCGAGATCGCTGAGGCCACCACTCGTGAGGAGGGCAAGCCAGAGGCAGCCCTGCCGAAGATCGTGGAAGGCCGCCTGAACGGCTTCTTCAAGTCCATCGTTCTGCTGGAGCAGGCTTCCCTGTCTGATAACAAGAAGACCGTAAAGCAGGTTGCTGAAGAAGCTGGCACCACCATCACCGGCTTCGTTCGCTACGAGGTTGGCGCTTAA
- the rpsB gene encoding 30S ribosomal protein S2 has protein sequence MAVVTMRELLDAGVHFGHQTRRWNPKMRRFIFTDRNGIYIIDLQQTLTYIDEAYEFVKETVAHGGTILFVGTKKQAQEAVAEEATRVGMPYVNHRWLGGMLTNFQTVSKRLKRMKELQAMDEREDGYKGRTKKEVLMLNRERAKLERVLGGISDMAKTPSALWIVDTNKEHIAVKEAHKLNIPVVAILDTNCDPDDVDFPIPGNDDAIRSTKLLSGIVASAVEEGKKAREERQLAAAKEAAGDSAEKEKRDAEAAAAASDPASAEKSEEASADKAEK, from the coding sequence ATGGCAGTTGTAACCATGCGCGAGCTCCTCGACGCTGGTGTGCACTTTGGCCACCAGACCCGTCGCTGGAATCCGAAGATGCGTCGTTTCATCTTCACTGACCGTAACGGCATCTACATCATCGACCTGCAGCAGACGCTGACCTACATTGACGAGGCTTACGAGTTCGTCAAGGAAACCGTTGCACACGGCGGCACCATCCTGTTCGTTGGTACCAAGAAGCAGGCTCAGGAAGCAGTTGCTGAGGAAGCAACCCGCGTCGGTATGCCTTACGTCAACCACCGCTGGTTGGGCGGCATGCTCACCAACTTCCAGACCGTTTCCAAGCGTCTGAAGCGCATGAAGGAGCTTCAGGCAATGGACGAGCGTGAGGACGGCTACAAGGGCCGCACCAAGAAGGAAGTTCTCATGCTCAACCGTGAGCGCGCCAAGCTCGAGCGCGTTCTGGGTGGCATCTCCGATATGGCCAAGACCCCATCCGCACTGTGGATTGTTGATACCAACAAGGAGCACATCGCGGTAAAGGAAGCTCACAAGCTGAACATCCCGGTTGTTGCCATCCTGGACACCAACTGCGACCCGGACGACGTTGACTTCCCGATCCCGGGCAACGACGACGCCATCCGCTCCACCAAGCTGCTCTCCGGCATCGTTGCCTCCGCTGTTGAGGAAGGCAAGAAGGCTCGTGAGGAGCGTCAGCTGGCTGCAGCTAAGGAAGCTGCCGGCGACTCCGCTGAGAAGGAAAAGCGTGACGCTGAGGCAGCTGCCGCAGCTTCCGACCCGGCCTCCGCGGAAAAGTCTGAGGAAGCATCCGCAGACAAGGCCGAGAAGTAG
- the pyrH gene encoding UMP kinase produces the protein MLKLGGEMFGGGKVGIDPDVVENVARQIAEVSRQGIEIAVVIGGGNFFRGAELSQRGMDRARSDYMGMLGTVMNSLALQDFLKQQGVDCRVQTSINMAQIAEPYLPLRADRHLEKGRVVIFGAGMGMPYFSTDTTAAQRALEIGAEVLFLAKAVDGVYSDDPRTNPDAELYSEITPREVIEKGLKVADATAFSLCMDNDMPILVFNLLEEGNIARAAGGEVIGTLVQS, from the coding sequence ATGCTGAAGCTGGGCGGTGAGATGTTCGGCGGCGGCAAGGTCGGTATCGACCCAGACGTGGTTGAAAACGTAGCCCGCCAAATCGCCGAGGTCTCCCGCCAGGGAATCGAAATTGCAGTGGTTATCGGCGGCGGAAACTTCTTCCGCGGCGCGGAGCTTTCCCAGCGCGGCATGGATCGTGCTCGTTCGGACTACATGGGCATGCTGGGCACGGTAATGAATTCTCTCGCATTGCAGGACTTCCTCAAGCAGCAGGGCGTGGACTGCCGCGTGCAGACCTCCATCAACATGGCGCAGATTGCCGAGCCGTATCTGCCGCTGCGCGCTGACCGCCACCTGGAAAAGGGTCGTGTGGTTATCTTTGGCGCCGGCATGGGCATGCCGTACTTCTCCACGGATACCACTGCCGCGCAGCGTGCCCTGGAAATTGGTGCCGAGGTTCTTTTCTTGGCCAAGGCAGTCGATGGCGTCTACTCCGATGACCCACGCACCAACCCGGATGCGGAACTGTACTCCGAAATCACTCCGCGTGAGGTCATTGAAAAGGGCCTCAAGGTTGCAGATGCCACGGCCTTTAGCCTGTGCATGGACAATGATATGCCGATTTTGGTCTTTAACCTGCTGGAGGAGGGCAATATCGCCCGTGCCGCAGGCGGCGAAGTTATCGGCACGCTGGTGCAGTCCTAA